In the genome of Podospora pseudocomata strain CBS 415.72m chromosome 2 map unlocalized CBS415.72m_2.2, whole genome shotgun sequence, one region contains:
- the NEO1 gene encoding putative aminophospholipid-translocase (BUSCO:EOG09260AZM; EggNog:ENOG503NU8S; COG:P) — translation MPPPSQYHPSAPPDSPDDSDSELDLDIEELDPTPASGSSQASQQPKQTERRAPRIALRTLRMGGLRRGANRNGYGELGRNRAAGEEDAEALLRDDDGNNPRYSDASTGGRDDAPLLSEHGGGSGPRRRRRSFAADTLRVGRLRLPSFMSGTGADHGKDNQEEEEKEEDDPSSSRLVAVGSRQVIRFPPNSISNAKYTAWSFLPVTLYNEFSFFFNMYFLLVALSQIIPALRIGYLSTYIAPLAFVLVITLGKEAYDDLERRRRDNEANSELYTVLQFDEPGVGSANLRSRKTLKSSHVRKGSKRAIPQGDRLSDIREEEEQMEADGSHRFASSHVHEISKKSKDLKVGDVLKLSKGHRVPADVIVLKCLSNEAAAHQGEPEVPPPKEESLLVDHPVDPGQGSSKDVESAAGGAAEGSSNGETFIRTDQLDGETDWKLRLASPLSQNLPIEELVRLRVTAGKPDRKVNEFTGTLELLPTRQDAVSTNAFASSDEQAKAAPLSIDNTAWANTVIASHATTLAVVIYSGPQTRSALSTSPSRSKTGLLEYEINSLTKILCFLTLALSIILVAAEGFGNTKTDVWYIKIMKFLVLFSTIVPISLRVNLDMGKSVYSWFIQRDPGIPGAVVRTSTIPEDLGRIEYLLSDKTGTLTQNDMEMKKIHVGTVSYANDAMDEVAGYVRQGFNLGATNLSQVSNPPLATPSSSSAAGVGAGATRQRREIGSRVRDVVMALALCHNVTPTTEEDERTGRMVNSYQASSPDEIAIVKWTESVGLRLAYRDRRSIVLESTETGRVVVKVRILDIFPFTSEGKRMGIVVRFAERLNETGDGDGEIWFYQKGADTVMMGIVAANDWLDEETANMAREGLRTLVVGRKRLSNAEYREFEQEYKTAALAISGREAGVQGVVGRYLEHDLELLGVTGVEDKLQRDVKPSLELLRNAGIKIWMLTGDKVETARCVGVSSKLVARGQYIHTVEKLRRKDSAQEHIDFLRSKPDSCLLIDGESLGLFLTHYRTEFISVAVKLPTVVACRCSPTQKAEVARLIKEYTKKRVCCIGDGGNDVSMIQAADVGVGIVGKEGRQASLAADFSIEQFCHLTKLLVWHGRNSYKRSAKLAQFVIHRGLIIAVCQTMFSIAVDFEPLGLYKDWLMVGYATIYTAAPVLSLVLDKDVDEELANLYPELYKELTEGRSLSYRTFFVWVFVSIYQGCLIQGLSQVLTEVDSPRMVAVSYTVLVLNELLMVAVEITTWHWVMVVSIVGTFLVFVGSVPFLGGYFDLGFLMEVGFYWRVAAILAMSLIPTWAAKVIQRTMKPPSYRKVQGI, via the exons ATGCCTCCCCCAAGCCAGTACCACCCGTCTGCTCCGCCAGACTCGCCGGACGACTCGGACTCCGAACTAGATCTCGATATCGAAGAACTCGACCCGACTCCCGCCTCTGGCTCCTCGCAGGCCAGTCAGCAGCCAAAACAAACCGAACGACGAGCTCCGAGGATAGCTTTGCGTACGCTTCGTATGGGTGGCCTACGTCGAGGGGCTAACCGGAATGGATACGGCGAGCTGGGACGCAACCGGGCcgcaggcgaggaagacgccGAGGCGCTTCTGAGGGACGATGATGGAAACAACCCACGCTACTCCGATGCCAGCACGGGCGGGAGAGACGATGCCCCGCTGCTCAGCGAGCACGGCGGTGGTTCAGGCCCtcggcggcgacgacgatCTTTTGCTGCCGACACCCTTCGGGTTGGGAGACTCCGGCTGCCTAGTTTCATGTCGGGAACAGGCGCAGATCATGGCAAGGACAaccaagaggaagaggaaaaagaagaggacgacCCATCGTCATCCAGACTGGTGGCTGTTGGCTCACGACAGGTGATACGGTTCCCACCAAACTCGATATCAAACGCCAAGTACACAGCGTGGAGCTTTTTGCCAGTGACGCTGTACAACGagttctccttcttcttcaacatgtACTTTTTGTTGGTGGCCTTGTCGCAGATCATTCCGGCGCTGAGAATCGGTTATCTTTCCACGTACATTGCGCCATTAGCGTTTGTTTTGGTGATCACTCTGGGGAAGGAAGCCTATGATGATCtcgagaggaggaggagagacaATGAGGCCAACTCTGAATTGTATACGGTACTGCAGTTCGACGAACCAGGAGTGGGTAGCGCAAATCTTCGGTCAAGGAAGACACTCAAATCATCTCACGTACGGAAAGGTTCAAAACGTGCTATTCCACAAGGGGACAGACTGTCGGATAtcagagaggaggaagagcaaaTGGAGGCTGACGGCTCACACCGCTTCGCTTCGTCTCATGTTCATGAAATCAGCAAAAAGTCCAAGGATCTCAAGGTGGGCGATGTCCTGAAGCTCAGCAAGGGGCATCGTGTACCGGCCGATGTCATTGTTTTAAAGTGTCTTTCAAACGAAGCCGCGGCCCATCAAGGAGAGCCGGAAGTACCACCACCGAAAGAAGAGTCGCTACTGGTCGATCACCCTGTCGATCCTGGGCAGGGCAGCTCAAAGGATGTCGAGTCTGCTGCCGGAGGAGCTGCTGAGGGAAGCTCAAACGGAGAAACCTTTATCAGAACAGACCAGCTCGACGGTGAAACTGACTGGAAATTACGTCTTGCCTCTCCCCTCTCGCAAAACCTACCAATCGAGGAGCTTGTTCGCCTTCGCGTCACCGCTGGCAAGCCAGACAGAAAGGTCAACGAGTTCACCGGCACCTTGGAGCTGCTGCCCACACGGCAGGATGCTGTGAGCACCAACGCCTTTGCCAGCAGCGATGAGCAAGCCAAGGCAGCTCCCCTCTCCATCGACAACACCGCCTGGGCCAACACGGTCATTGCCTCACACGCCACCACCTTGGCGGTGGTAATCTACAGCGGTCCGCAAACCCGCTCCGCCCtgtcaacctcgccctcccgcTCGAAGACTGGCCTTCTCGAATACGAAATCAACTCGCTTACCAAAATCCTCTgcttcctcaccctcgccctgtCCATCATCCTGGTCGCGGCGGAAGGTTTCGGCAACACAAAGACTGACGTGTGGTACATCAAGATTATGAAGTTTCTGGTCCTGTTCTCGACCATCGTGCCGATTTCCCTCCGTGTCAATCTCGACATGGGAAAATCGGTTTATTCATGGTTTATCCAGCGGGACCCCGGGATCCCGGgcgcggtggtgaggacgtCGACGATACCGGAGGACTTGGGGAGGATCGAGTACCTCCTCAGCGACAAGACGGGGACATTGACGCAAAACGACatggagatgaagaagattcATGTCGGGACGGTGTCGTATGCTAATGATGCGATGGACGAGGTGGCGGGGTATGTGAGGCAGGGGTTTAATCTTGGTGCTACGAATCTGAGCCAGGTGTCCAATCCGCCTTTGGCCACGCCGTCGAGCTCGAGCGctgcgggggtgggggctggggctacgaggcagaggagggagattgggtcgagggtgagggatgtggtgatggcgcTGGCGCTGTGTCATAACGTCACGCCTACtacggaggaggatgagaggacggggaggatggttAATTCTTATCAGGCGAGCAGTCCGGATGAGATTGCGATTGTGAAGTGGACTGAGTCGGTTGGGCTGAGGTTGGCGTATCGGGACAGGAGGAGTATTGTTTTGGAGAGTACTgagacggggagggtggtggtgaaggtgaggaTATTGGACATTTTCCCTTTTACGAGcgaggggaagaggatggggattGTGGTTAGGTTTGCCGAGAGGTTGAATGAGAcaggggatggggatggggagattTGGTTTTACCAAAAGGGGGCGGATACGGTCATGATGGGGATTGTGGCGGCGAATGAttggttggatgaggagactGCGAATATGGCTAGGGAGGGGCTGAGgacgctggtggtggggaggaagaggttgagtAATGCGGAGTACAGGGAGTTTGAGCAGGAGTATAAGACGGCGGCTTTGGCGATTAGTGGACGGGAGGCCGGGGtgcagggggtggtgggccGGTATCTGGAGCATGATTTGGAGTTGCTTGGGGTcacgggggtggaggataaGCTGCAGAGGGATGTGAAGCCTAGTTTGGAGCTGTTGAGGAACGCGGGGATCAAGATTTGGATGCTGACGGGGGACAAGGTTGAGACGGCGAggtgtgtgggtgtgagCAGTAAGCTGGTGGCGAGGGGGCAGTATATACATACTGtggagaagttgaggaggaaggacaGCGCGCAGGAGCATATTGACTTTTTGAGGAGCAAGCCGGACAGCTGCTTGCTGATTGATGGGGAgagtttggggttgtttttgaCGCATTATCGGACCGAGTTTATCAGTGTGGCGGTGAAGTTGCCGACGGTTGTTGCTTGTCGGTGCTCGCCGACGCAAAAGGCGGAGGTGGCGAGGCTGATCAAGGAGTATACCAAGAAGAGGGTGTGCTGTATCGGGGATGGAGGGAATGATGTTAGTATGATTCAGGCGGCAGATGTAGGGGTTGGTATCGTCGGCAAGGAAGGACGACAGGCCAGTCTTGCGGCTGATTTCAGCATCGAGCAGTTTTGTCACTTGACCAAGCTGCTGGTGTGGCACGGGAGGAACTCGTACAAACGAAGCGCCAAGTTGGCCCAGTTTGTGATCCACAGAGGGTTGATCATTGCGGTGTGCCAGACAATGTTTAGCATCGCGGTCGACTTTGAGCCGTTGGGGTTGTACAAAGACTGGTTGATGGTCGGGTACGCCACCATCTACACGGCGGCACCGGTGCTGAGTCTTGTCCTGGACAAGGATgtggacgaggagctggcgaACCTGTATCCGGAGCTGTACAAAGAATTGACCGAGGGCAGGAGCTTGAGCTACCGGACTTTTTTTGTGTGGGTGTTTGTGTCGATTTACCAGGGGTGTCTGATTCAGGGGTTGAGCCAGGTCTTGACCGAGGTGGACAGCCcgaggatggtggcggtTAGTTATACCGTGCTGGTGCTGAACGAgctgttgatggtggcggtggagattACGACGTGGCattgggtgatggtggtgtcgatTGTGGGCACgtttttggtgtttgtgggAAGTGTGCCGTTTTTGGGAGGGTATTTTGATTTGGGGTTTTTGATGGAGGT GGGCTTTTACTGGAGAGTTGCGGCGATCCTGGCCATGAGCTTGATCCCAACTTGGGCGGCAAAGGTGATTCAACGGACTATGAAGCCGCCTTCTTACAGAAAGGTTCAGGGAATTTGA